A single Lancefieldella parvula DSM 20469 DNA region contains:
- the der gene encoding ribosome biogenesis GTPase Der, with amino-acid sequence MAKPIVAIVGRPNVGKSTLVNRIAEKRDAIVHESRGVTRDRSYHDADWNGREFKLIDTGGIESIKSQDRFAPHIREQALLACDEADVIVFVVDGTTGVTDEDEEVARIVRKSTKPVFLVVNKKDNPATEQDGLWDFYALGCGEPMPLSASHGHGTGDLLDDIVNAFPEADEEPEDDGILNLAIIGRPNVGKSSLANRLANKKRSIVSDVAGTTRDAIDTMIEWKGTPIRLVDTAGIRKKSQVHEDVEYYSLVRGLQAMDRADICLLVVDASVGVTEQDQKLANMAVERGCALVLLLNKWDLIDSETKRDEVAASVAKRLAFAPWIASINVSALTGRSIDKVLAAALSAAESRAIQLKTSELNELLAQIREGGHTVSDRGRRLKIQYATQTGSKPPVVSFWCNAPDLVDDNYERFIENRLREKFSLVGTPIRLKFRKKVESN; translated from the coding sequence ATGGCTAAGCCCATTGTTGCTATTGTTGGACGTCCAAATGTTGGTAAGTCCACCCTGGTAAATAGAATTGCCGAGAAACGCGATGCAATTGTGCACGAGTCAAGGGGAGTAACCCGAGACCGTTCATATCACGATGCTGACTGGAATGGTCGTGAGTTTAAACTTATTGATACCGGCGGTATTGAGTCAATCAAATCTCAGGATCGCTTTGCTCCACACATTCGCGAGCAGGCTCTTCTTGCTTGCGATGAAGCCGACGTTATTGTCTTTGTGGTAGACGGTACTACCGGTGTTACCGACGAAGACGAAGAAGTTGCACGCATTGTTCGCAAAAGCACTAAGCCCGTGTTCCTGGTTGTAAACAAGAAAGATAACCCTGCTACTGAGCAGGATGGTCTTTGGGACTTCTACGCACTTGGTTGCGGAGAGCCTATGCCACTGTCTGCTTCACATGGTCATGGTACTGGTGATTTGCTGGATGACATTGTTAACGCATTCCCTGAGGCAGATGAAGAGCCAGAGGATGACGGTATTTTAAACCTTGCAATTATTGGTCGTCCAAACGTAGGTAAGTCATCACTTGCAAATCGTCTTGCAAATAAGAAGCGCTCTATTGTCTCTGATGTTGCCGGTACTACGCGCGACGCTATTGACACCATGATTGAGTGGAAGGGAACTCCCATTCGTCTTGTTGATACTGCGGGCATTCGTAAGAAAAGCCAGGTACATGAAGACGTTGAGTACTATAGTCTAGTTAGAGGCTTGCAGGCAATGGATCGCGCAGACATCTGTCTTCTTGTTGTTGACGCCTCTGTTGGTGTTACTGAGCAAGACCAAAAACTTGCTAATATGGCCGTAGAGCGTGGATGTGCGCTGGTGCTCTTGCTTAACAAGTGGGATCTTATTGATTCTGAGACAAAGCGAGATGAGGTTGCAGCCTCTGTGGCAAAACGCCTTGCGTTTGCACCATGGATTGCGTCCATCAACGTTTCTGCTCTTACTGGTCGCTCTATTGATAAGGTGCTTGCTGCCGCTCTTTCAGCTGCAGAATCTCGTGCTATTCAGCTTAAGACCTCTGAGCTTAACGAACTTCTCGCCCAGATTAGAGAGGGTGGGCATACCGTTTCTGATCGTGGCCGCCGTCTCAAGATTCAGTACGCCACTCAGACGGGCTCTAAGCCTCCTGTTGTTTCGTTCTGGTGTAACGCACCAGACCTTGTTGATGACAACTACGAGCGCTTTATTGAAAACAGACTTCGCGAGAAGTTCTCTCTGGTTGGCACACCTATTCGTTTGAAGTTCCGTAAGAAGGTTGAATCTAACTAA
- the rpe gene encoding ribulose-phosphate 3-epimerase: MNNVLVAPSVLSTDFSKLKSELDSIANADYIHYDVMDGHFVPNISFGPDIFSYCKKSSDLPIDVHLMVTNPAEIAPLFLDRGADVVTFHYEAELHAHRLVHLIKDSGAKAGISLCPGTPVSVLEDLIEDLDLVLIMTVNPGFGGQKFIPHSIEKLKALKELCRKHNVNPLIEVDGGISEANAADVVVAGANMLVAGSAVFGQVDRGSTIETIRSAGESVLTIQG; encoded by the coding sequence ATGAATAACGTTCTGGTAGCACCGTCTGTTCTATCTACAGATTTTTCCAAGCTTAAAAGTGAGCTTGATTCAATTGCAAACGCTGATTACATTCATTACGACGTCATGGATGGTCACTTTGTCCCTAATATTTCCTTTGGTCCAGATATTTTCTCGTACTGCAAAAAGTCCTCTGATCTGCCCATTGATGTCCACCTGATGGTAACTAATCCGGCTGAGATTGCTCCTTTATTCCTAGACCGTGGTGCTGACGTTGTTACCTTCCACTACGAGGCCGAACTTCATGCTCATCGTCTCGTTCACCTTATCAAGGATTCTGGCGCTAAGGCCGGTATTTCGCTTTGCCCGGGAACTCCTGTAAGCGTTCTTGAGGATCTTATCGAAGATCTTGATCTGGTGCTTATCATGACAGTTAATCCTGGCTTTGGTGGACAGAAGTTTATTCCTCACTCAATTGAAAAGCTAAAGGCTCTTAAGGAACTCTGCCGTAAACACAACGTTAATCCTCTGATTGAGGTTGATGGTGGTATCAGTGAAGCTAATGCGGCTGACGTTGTAGTTGCTGGTGCCAATATGCTTGTTGCAGGCAGTGCGGTGTTTGGCCAGGTAGATCGTGGTTCAACTATTGAGACAATCCGCTCTGCTGGAGAGTCTGTTCTAACCATTCAGGGCTAG
- a CDS encoding cysteine desulfurase family protein, translating into MNYVYLDYAASAPMRTEALYAEKTYEASPIAGVNPNSLHSLGRQAARELDSARSVIANAVGGKFRSPDVIFCSGGTEGNNLSVLGMAEGIRNKDHKRNVVVFSAIEHDSVLDLAPVLREKGFEVRIVQPNRQGKIEGSVLEGLLDQSVALVSVMYANNETGVIQPVAELARITHRAGALFHTDAVQAFGRICLEVTDVDALTIAAHKIGGPLGIAAVLMRSKVPFQAQSYGGGQESGRRHGTQDVRGALAFAAATRWCQDNLTQTQEIVSMRANKVYETLCSSPKIKPTTAAYAGTDHMPGTVSIMVPSMDSETLILKLDQAGYEVSAGSACSSGSLNASHVLTAMGISRNEALGSLRITFDERVSESDLNAFCTTLLRIVG; encoded by the coding sequence ATGAATTACGTTTACCTAGACTATGCAGCTTCAGCACCAATGCGTACAGAAGCGCTTTATGCTGAGAAAACCTATGAGGCTTCACCTATTGCGGGGGTGAACCCAAACTCTTTGCACTCACTTGGTCGTCAAGCGGCACGAGAGCTTGATAGTGCTCGAAGCGTTATTGCAAACGCTGTGGGTGGCAAGTTTAGATCTCCTGACGTAATTTTTTGCTCTGGTGGAACTGAGGGCAATAACCTCTCTGTTCTTGGTATGGCAGAAGGTATTCGCAACAAGGATCATAAACGCAACGTGGTGGTTTTCTCGGCAATTGAACATGATTCTGTTTTGGATCTTGCACCTGTTCTTCGCGAGAAGGGTTTTGAAGTAAGAATTGTTCAACCTAACCGTCAGGGAAAGATTGAAGGTTCTGTACTTGAAGGTCTTTTGGACCAGTCGGTGGCTCTTGTTTCAGTTATGTATGCCAACAATGAAACGGGTGTTATTCAGCCAGTTGCTGAGCTTGCTCGCATTACTCATAGGGCGGGCGCACTTTTCCACACTGATGCTGTTCAAGCGTTTGGTCGTATTTGTCTTGAAGTGACAGACGTAGATGCTCTAACTATTGCTGCCCATAAGATTGGTGGCCCTCTTGGTATTGCTGCTGTGCTTATGCGCTCTAAGGTTCCGTTTCAGGCACAGAGTTACGGCGGGGGACAAGAGTCTGGTAGACGTCATGGTACTCAGGATGTTCGAGGCGCTCTAGCCTTTGCTGCAGCAACCAGATGGTGCCAGGATAACCTTACACAAACGCAAGAGATTGTTTCTATGCGCGCCAATAAGGTGTATGAGACTCTCTGCTCGTCTCCCAAGATTAAGCCAACCACAGCGGCTTACGCTGGCACAGACCACATGCCTGGTACAGTAAGTATTATGGTTCCATCAATGGACTCTGAAACGCTTATTTTAAAGCTTGATCAAGCAGGTTATGAGGTTTCAGCTGGATCCGCCTGTTCTTCAGGTTCTCTTAATGCAAGTCATGTTCTAACTGCAATGGGAATCTCAAGGAACGAGGCACTAGGTAGCTTACGCATTACTTTTGACGAGCGCGTTTCTGAGAGTGATCTTAATGCCTTCTGTACAACTTTGCTGCGTATTGTTGGATAA
- a CDS encoding NAD(P)H-dependent glycerol-3-phosphate dehydrogenase, with translation MKKVAVIGSGSWGTALSTLLASTSDEVVIWSREADVAESINKEHVNCRHLSDSELPHNIVSTTSEVEALINVDAVVMAAPSAFLRSVCTACAPYLDPQVDVLILSKGMEAGSHKLMHEVAIDELGNPARIAVLSGPNHAEEVIKQGISAAVVASEDAEVAKRFQSLLSRPYFRTYISSDVRGVEACAAAKNVVAIACGIAVGLGNGDNALAALMTRGLAELGRVVCAIGGDPLTCMGLAGMGDLVATCTSEHSRNRTFGEALVKGKTLQSYQEETGMVVEGAQAVIGLYELGQQMNVEMPITAAVHAVLYEGESPEDITSRLINRLPSEEFYGMTR, from the coding sequence ATGAAAAAAGTTGCTGTTATTGGTTCGGGATCATGGGGTACCGCACTTTCAACACTACTTGCTTCAACATCTGATGAGGTAGTCATCTGGTCCAGGGAGGCCGATGTTGCCGAGTCTATCAATAAAGAGCACGTCAACTGCAGACATCTTTCTGACTCTGAACTGCCACACAATATTGTTTCTACCACTAGTGAAGTTGAGGCTCTCATAAATGTAGATGCTGTTGTCATGGCAGCTCCATCTGCATTTCTTCGTTCTGTTTGCACTGCTTGCGCGCCTTATCTTGACCCTCAGGTTGACGTTTTGATTCTCTCTAAGGGTATGGAGGCAGGATCTCACAAGCTTATGCATGAAGTGGCTATTGACGAGCTTGGAAACCCTGCACGAATTGCGGTACTTTCTGGCCCAAACCATGCAGAAGAGGTCATTAAACAGGGAATCTCTGCGGCCGTTGTAGCGTCTGAGGATGCTGAGGTTGCCAAGCGTTTCCAGTCATTACTTTCTCGTCCATACTTCAGAACTTACATTAGCTCTGATGTTCGTGGTGTTGAGGCCTGTGCAGCAGCTAAGAACGTTGTAGCTATTGCATGCGGTATTGCTGTTGGTTTGGGTAATGGTGACAATGCGCTTGCAGCTCTTATGACACGCGGTCTGGCAGAACTTGGCCGCGTGGTTTGCGCTATTGGTGGAGACCCACTAACTTGTATGGGTCTTGCGGGCATGGGCGACCTTGTAGCAACCTGTACCTCCGAGCATTCTAGAAATAGGACGTTTGGAGAAGCTCTGGTCAAGGGTAAGACGCTTCAATCTTATCAGGAAGAAACAGGTATGGTTGTTGAGGGTGCTCAGGCTGTCATTGGCCTTTATGAGCTTGGCCAGCAAATGAATGTTGAAATGCCTATTACTGCAGCCGTCCATGCTGTTCTCTATGAGGGAGAGAGTCCAGAGGACATCACTTCTCGTCTGATTAACCGTCTTCCAAGTGAAGAATTTTATGGAATGACTCGATAG
- the plsY gene encoding glycerol-3-phosphate 1-O-acyltransferase PlsY has product MSGIVVALIFGLIAFGFGSIPFGLIIASVMAHEDIRKLGSGNIGTTNVARNAGKAAGIFTLLCDAGKGIISVMLVRWFLSTQGFTPVITGNTSAEAELIISFVYACCVLGHIFSPWLHFHGGKGIAVGFGGGLAVNPLAALVALAVFITLAVPTKYVSLGSIGAAVAIPLFCLLFGMDPVATIPVFVVAIAVIWAHRENIKKLNAGNERKFSFGDKKKDK; this is encoded by the coding sequence ATGTCTGGAATTGTTGTTGCTCTGATTTTTGGACTTATTGCATTTGGTTTTGGTAGCATTCCATTTGGCTTGATTATTGCAAGCGTTATGGCTCATGAGGATATTCGTAAGCTTGGATCAGGGAACATTGGAACTACCAATGTGGCTCGCAATGCTGGTAAAGCCGCGGGTATTTTTACGCTTTTGTGTGACGCAGGTAAAGGCATTATCAGTGTCATGTTGGTCCGTTGGTTCTTGTCTACCCAGGGATTTACTCCTGTTATTACAGGAAATACATCCGCTGAAGCTGAACTCATCATTTCTTTTGTGTATGCCTGTTGTGTGCTTGGTCATATTTTCTCACCCTGGCTTCATTTTCATGGGGGTAAGGGAATTGCTGTTGGATTTGGCGGTGGTCTGGCGGTTAATCCGCTTGCTGCCTTAGTAGCTCTTGCAGTGTTTATCACACTTGCAGTGCCAACTAAATATGTATCTCTCGGTTCCATTGGCGCAGCAGTAGCTATACCTCTTTTTTGCCTTTTATTTGGCATGGATCCAGTAGCTACTATCCCCGTATTTGTAGTAGCTATTGCGGTTATTTGGGCTCATCGCGAGAATATCAAAAAACTTAATGCTGGTAACGAGCGTAAATTTTCATTTGGTGATAAGAAAAAGGACAAGTAA
- a CDS encoding DUF512 domain-containing protein, whose translation MEQRADYGNTKSGGLGALIESVEEGSPAWKAGLEPGMIIEKVNGVVPKDLIDWRWEADGSICELEVSVPGDDELYECVLERESGEDWGVDFVDVLFDGIKTCVNACQFCFMAMLPEDMRPSLSIRDDDYRLSFLQGNFVTLTNLTDEDVERIISHKLEPMNVSLHAISSDVRRNLIGPHAARGIEVLKKLMDAGIEIHGQIVLCPNINDGEELDKTLDWVEAHQQITSLAIVPLGYTKDSKRFTHSYSDDVELSRSVVKIVEPYQERAHASLGITRFQLSDEFYVDAQLPIPPAYTYDGYPQFYDGIGMLRSFLDEAEEVCNSMRTALDEADTYLSVRSRKILLIVGEAAQQTIQTFCDNWSANGNVSTFAVRNDFFGGDVNVTGLICAVDLLAQVPEDLTNVLIVLPEVMFNFDKVTLDGMSLADLTAQLETRGAKVIMSIPGPTNIAKSCIKALKEWD comes from the coding sequence ATGGAACAGCGCGCAGACTACGGAAATACAAAATCTGGTGGGCTTGGTGCACTCATCGAGTCTGTTGAAGAGGGTAGTCCTGCGTGGAAGGCTGGCCTTGAGCCAGGCATGATTATCGAGAAGGTCAATGGCGTAGTACCAAAAGACCTGATTGATTGGCGTTGGGAAGCTGACGGCTCTATCTGTGAGCTTGAAGTTTCTGTTCCTGGTGATGATGAGCTCTATGAGTGCGTGCTTGAACGTGAGTCTGGAGAAGACTGGGGCGTTGACTTTGTTGACGTGCTCTTTGACGGCATCAAGACCTGCGTAAACGCTTGTCAGTTCTGCTTTATGGCCATGCTGCCAGAAGACATGCGTCCTTCACTTTCTATTAGAGATGACGATTATCGCCTGAGTTTCTTGCAGGGCAATTTTGTTACCCTCACTAACCTCACTGATGAGGATGTTGAGCGCATCATTTCTCATAAGCTTGAGCCTATGAACGTCTCGCTGCATGCAATTTCATCTGATGTCCGTCGCAATCTTATTGGTCCTCATGCTGCTCGAGGTATTGAAGTTCTTAAGAAACTTATGGATGCTGGAATTGAGATTCATGGTCAGATTGTCCTGTGTCCTAATATCAATGACGGTGAAGAGCTTGATAAAACACTTGATTGGGTAGAGGCTCATCAGCAGATTACCTCTTTAGCCATTGTTCCGCTTGGCTATACCAAAGACTCCAAGCGCTTTACGCATTCTTATTCTGATGACGTAGAGCTGTCCCGCTCTGTAGTCAAAATTGTTGAGCCATATCAGGAGCGTGCGCATGCTTCTTTAGGTATTACACGCTTTCAGCTCTCTGACGAGTTTTATGTAGATGCTCAGCTTCCTATTCCACCTGCATATACGTATGACGGCTACCCACAGTTCTACGATGGCATTGGTATGCTCAGAAGCTTCCTCGACGAGGCTGAAGAGGTCTGCAACTCTATGCGTACCGCTCTCGATGAGGCAGATACCTATCTTTCTGTCCGATCTCGCAAGATTTTGCTAATCGTAGGCGAAGCTGCTCAACAAACTATTCAGACTTTTTGCGACAACTGGTCAGCTAACGGAAACGTTTCTACCTTTGCCGTGCGCAACGATTTCTTTGGTGGAGACGTTAATGTCACAGGGCTTATCTGCGCCGTTGATCTTCTCGCCCAGGTACCAGAGGACCTTACTAACGTTTTGATAGTACTTCCTGAGGTCATGTTTAACTTTGACAAAGTTACTCTTGATGGCATGTCACTGGCCGATTTAACTGCGCAGCTAGAGACTCGCGGAGCAAAGGTAATCATGTCAATTCCTGGTCCCACAAATATTGCCAAGTCTTGCATTAAAGCACTCAAAGAGTGGGATTAG
- the ispH gene encoding 4-hydroxy-3-methylbut-2-enyl diphosphate reductase: MPTIKIADEAGACYGVERALQMVQQAVKDAHAPVRTLGPLIHNPRVVTSLKDQGVEVVDFASEAAGSALLLRTHGVTPQEEQIAKDGCVDVLDATCPFVKKAHRAAELLAKQGYAVYVVGESGHPEVEATLAHVPGSLAIDSVEEVAAQADAMRVAKKVGLVVQTTMSAAKLSEVVNAVLPLVDELRVMNTICEATAGHQDSCMRLAKESDVMIIIGGRISANTTRLAEISKLYCPATYHIEGTDELQASWFEGAEHIGITAGASTPEAHINAVKLAIEEIVGA, from the coding sequence GTGCCTACTATTAAAATTGCCGATGAAGCAGGCGCTTGTTACGGTGTAGAAAGAGCTCTTCAGATGGTCCAGCAGGCTGTCAAAGATGCTCATGCACCTGTGCGCACACTTGGTCCACTTATTCATAATCCTCGCGTTGTTACTTCCCTTAAAGATCAAGGCGTAGAGGTAGTTGATTTTGCTTCTGAAGCTGCAGGAAGTGCTCTGCTATTGCGTACCCATGGTGTAACGCCTCAAGAGGAACAGATTGCCAAGGACGGTTGTGTTGACGTGTTAGATGCAACCTGTCCGTTTGTAAAGAAGGCTCACCGAGCAGCAGAACTTCTCGCCAAGCAAGGATATGCCGTATATGTGGTGGGAGAGTCCGGACATCCCGAGGTAGAGGCAACACTGGCTCACGTGCCAGGATCTTTGGCTATCGATTCTGTGGAAGAGGTTGCCGCTCAGGCAGACGCCATGAGAGTCGCAAAAAAAGTTGGTCTGGTGGTACAAACTACCATGAGTGCTGCAAAGCTTTCTGAGGTGGTTAATGCGGTACTTCCGCTTGTTGACGAGTTGCGCGTCATGAATACCATCTGTGAAGCTACTGCGGGCCATCAAGACTCTTGCATGAGGCTTGCAAAAGAATCTGACGTGATGATTATTATTGGTGGCAGAATTTCTGCTAACACTACCCGTTTGGCAGAGATTTCTAAGCTCTATTGCCCCGCAACCTATCACATTGAAGGTACAGATGAGCTGCAGGCTTCTTGGTTTGAAGGGGCTGAGCATATTGGCATTACTGCTGGTGCTTCTACGCCGGAAGCTCATATCAATGCAGTTAAATTGGCTATTGAAGAAATCGTAGGCGCATAA
- a CDS encoding zinc ribbon domain-containing protein, protein MSESVNLMQLQNIDLKLLKLTSNLASLPQAQKIKNAQLAKKKIASQLKQVLGVKKDVEIDISDLNEQRAHYVLKTEEVSAAVETATNHRAIRDFDQQLSSLAKNIEKCDFKLAEKAKELEKCKKAYQAAQDLQVKLMRECESLSESLEIDSTALRAEIIELSKSREELAVQISVETLERYETARKRFKGLAVEHLVGNVPSVCRVKLQPSSFYDLQHSTEIAECPYCHRMLITSTTFEE, encoded by the coding sequence ATGAGTGAGTCTGTTAATTTGATGCAGCTCCAGAATATTGATTTAAAGCTGCTAAAACTCACATCCAACTTGGCCTCACTGCCACAAGCACAAAAGATTAAGAACGCCCAGCTTGCAAAGAAAAAGATTGCTTCTCAGCTTAAGCAGGTACTTGGCGTTAAAAAAGATGTTGAAATTGATATTTCAGACCTCAATGAACAGCGTGCTCATTATGTTCTTAAGACAGAGGAAGTTTCTGCTGCTGTAGAAACTGCTACTAATCATCGTGCCATTAGAGATTTTGATCAGCAACTTTCTTCTTTAGCAAAGAATATTGAGAAGTGCGATTTCAAACTTGCAGAAAAAGCAAAAGAGCTTGAAAAATGTAAGAAGGCTTATCAGGCCGCACAAGATTTACAGGTAAAACTTATGAGAGAGTGTGAGAGCCTCTCTGAGTCTCTTGAGATTGATTCTACGGCACTTCGTGCAGAGATTATTGAGCTTTCTAAGTCTCGAGAAGAACTTGCTGTTCAGATTTCTGTAGAAACACTTGAGCGCTATGAAACTGCACGTAAGCGTTTTAAAGGTTTGGCAGTTGAGCATCTTGTGGGTAATGTTCCAAGCGTTTGTCGCGTCAAACTGCAGCCAAGCTCGTTTTACGATCTTCAACACAGCACTGAAATTGCTGAGTGCCCTTATTGCCATAGGATGCTTATTACTTCTACAACGTTTGAAGAATAA
- a CDS encoding histidine phosphatase family protein — protein sequence MQPFEIPAQVHRILFMRHPESVANTQRFFSGRRNVELTEHGVEQREHAVRALVAFNPDRIWTSPLSRCKDMAEMAASQLGVPCEVKDDLAEMDFGILESKRFVDAEEILKPYGLTFPWSSDENGHSIPAPEAESYEQVRCRCRNILNEFSGLSGRTVCISHGGYLRSMMAEIFGIPGSLSWNVHLANVSSIFFTSTGGSDFKLGGFNLDPEEVIRRSTKSSFYDFRDIWGVTEGDK from the coding sequence ATGCAGCCATTTGAAATTCCAGCTCAGGTTCATCGTATTTTGTTTATGCGTCATCCAGAAAGCGTAGCTAATACACAGCGCTTTTTTAGCGGCAGAAGAAATGTTGAGCTCACTGAGCATGGCGTTGAACAGCGTGAGCATGCTGTTCGCGCGCTTGTTGCATTTAATCCAGATAGAATTTGGACCTCTCCTTTATCTCGCTGCAAAGACATGGCTGAGATGGCCGCTTCTCAGCTTGGCGTTCCCTGTGAGGTCAAAGATGATCTTGCAGAGATGGATTTTGGCATTCTGGAGAGTAAGCGCTTTGTTGATGCTGAAGAGATTCTTAAGCCGTATGGTCTCACGTTTCCTTGGAGCTCAGATGAAAACGGTCACTCTATACCTGCTCCAGAAGCTGAGTCATATGAGCAGGTACGATGCAGGTGCCGTAACATTCTTAACGAGTTTTCTGGTCTTTCTGGACGCACCGTTTGCATTTCTCACGGTGGTTATTTGCGCTCTATGATGGCTGAAATTTTTGGTATTCCAGGCAGTTTAAGCTGGAACGTACATCTTGCAAATGTCTCTTCAATCTTCTTTACTAGTACAGGTGGTTCAGATTTTAAGCTTGGTGGATTTAACCTTGATCCAGAAGAGGTTATTCGTCGTTCCACTAAGTCAAGTTTTTACGATTTTCGTGACATTTGGGGTGTCACCGAGGGGGATAAGTAA
- the cmk gene encoding (d)CMP kinase produces the protein MIVAIDGPAGSGKSTVARALSDRLNLIFLDTGAMYRSVTVECLRQGIDMTDTEKIIQVARNISISFGNSANGQTVYANGSNVTTEIRTPEVDRNVSVVAAIPEVREAMVTLQRRAGENGDVVAEGRDIGTVVFPEADVKVFLTADPAARAHRRAVQRQGRDAATGNDAKVDAKSEEKILEDIKARDKADSERKAAPLRAAEDAHHIDSSTLSVEEVIAAIIALHPGLGKRDTRNHRSSHQGKGSEGSSSDDGKSHTEEPKRSEKKSSIAAASKRLRPFGGNSFDDYYDTALGDFPAPAKFFKWLAISVLGLITKVWFRWRWDKDELFVGDKTPRVLIMNHPTFLDPIVTVVHLLVHGIPVRTIYKSEFNKFKPLQWALSRLGGIPVDRGTADMKAIRRATTALSRGEMLLIYPEGTRVRSNTERGETHGGFALIAQLAKVDVQPLAIIGALDIKKKGSPLVKPVKVYLRAGQKISFSDLTSTKRKDQAKEMEERAMERVYELRDAMLKEHPGRN, from the coding sequence ATGATTGTTGCTATCGATGGCCCAGCAGGCTCCGGAAAGTCTACGGTTGCTCGCGCACTTTCTGATCGCTTGAATCTAATTTTTTTAGATACAGGCGCAATGTATCGCTCGGTAACTGTGGAATGCCTGCGTCAGGGCATTGATATGACTGATACCGAGAAAATCATTCAGGTTGCACGAAACATCAGCATCTCATTTGGCAATTCTGCAAATGGTCAGACCGTCTACGCAAACGGCTCAAACGTCACCACAGAGATTCGTACTCCTGAGGTAGACAGAAATGTCAGTGTTGTTGCAGCTATTCCCGAGGTTCGCGAGGCAATGGTTACACTCCAGCGTCGTGCTGGCGAGAATGGCGATGTAGTCGCAGAGGGCCGTGACATTGGTACTGTGGTATTTCCAGAGGCTGATGTAAAGGTCTTCTTGACTGCAGATCCTGCTGCTCGTGCTCACCGTCGCGCTGTTCAACGCCAAGGTAGAGATGCAGCTACAGGTAACGATGCTAAGGTAGATGCCAAGAGTGAGGAGAAGATCCTCGAAGACATCAAGGCTCGTGATAAGGCTGACTCTGAGCGCAAGGCAGCACCACTTCGTGCAGCAGAAGACGCCCATCATATTGACTCTTCCACGCTTTCTGTTGAAGAGGTTATTGCAGCCATTATTGCCCTGCATCCGGGCTTGGGTAAAAGAGATACTCGGAACCACAGATCTTCTCACCAGGGAAAAGGATCAGAAGGTAGTTCTTCTGATGACGGGAAGTCTCACACGGAAGAGCCTAAGCGCTCCGAAAAAAAGTCTTCTATAGCAGCGGCGTCTAAGCGTTTGCGTCCTTTTGGCGGCAACTCATTTGATGATTATTACGATACGGCGCTTGGTGATTTTCCAGCTCCAGCCAAGTTTTTTAAGTGGCTGGCAATAAGTGTTCTTGGTCTGATTACAAAAGTCTGGTTCAGGTGGCGTTGGGACAAAGACGAGCTCTTTGTGGGCGATAAAACCCCTCGCGTTCTTATCATGAATCACCCAACATTTCTGGATCCTATTGTTACCGTTGTTCACTTGCTTGTTCATGGCATTCCTGTTCGAACCATCTACAAGAGTGAGTTCAACAAATTCAAACCGCTTCAATGGGCACTCTCTAGGCTTGGTGGTATTCCTGTTGACCGTGGAACTGCCGATATGAAGGCAATTCGTCGTGCAACTACAGCGCTTTCTAGGGGAGAAATGCTTCTTATCTATCCTGAAGGTACAAGAGTCAGAAGCAATACTGAGCGTGGAGAAACACATGGTGGTTTTGCTCTTATTGCTCAGCTTGCTAAGGTAGATGTTCAGCCACTGGCAATTATTGGTGCGCTTGATATTAAGAAAAAAGGCTCTCCTCTGGTTAAGCCTGTTAAGGTTTATCTTCGCGCTGGTCAGAAGATTTCTTTTAGTGATTTGACTTCTACTAAGCGTAAAGATCAGGCAAAAGAGATGGAAGAAAGAGCCATGGAGCGGGTATACGAGCTAAGAGATGCAATGCTCAAAGAGCATCCCGGAAGGAATTAG